The Vibrio gallaecicus genome contains a region encoding:
- a CDS encoding VF530 family protein — protein sequence MTEQERIELQQNNPLHGLKLETLITELVDHYGWEILDAAMRMNCFNTKPTVASAVKYLKKTEWAREKVENFYLYRFKRMPKASDVEYQMPPRSRTFRHGLEPREPMELTVESILASQAKAASAFKERRGNGRNFRR from the coding sequence ATGACAGAACAAGAAAGAATTGAACTTCAACAGAACAACCCTCTACACGGCTTAAAGCTTGAAACCTTGATCACTGAGCTTGTGGATCATTACGGTTGGGAAATTTTAGACGCTGCAATGCGAATGAATTGCTTCAACACTAAGCCGACAGTTGCAAGCGCGGTTAAATATTTGAAGAAAACAGAATGGGCGAGAGAGAAGGTAGAGAACTTTTATCTTTATCGCTTTAAGCGTATGCCAAAAGCTTCGGATGTTGAATATCAGATGCCGCCACGTTCACGTACATTTCGACATGGCTTAGAGCCTCGTGAACCTATGGAATTAACAGTTGAGTCAATCCTAGCTTCACAAGCAAAAGCGGCTTCTGCATTTAAAGAGCGTAGAGGAAATGGTCGCAATTTCCGCCGATAG
- a CDS encoding HD-GYP domain-containing protein yields the protein MFDYPTLSKLAAQDKDIPLIFSELFDLARSYYPSLSRFSVVLSEDNKASNYFIADKLCPTGKHDYSEQEITSRSALFQIYTNHKVRVIDDLTSVTPTKRLIHLIEIGHQSSYTAPIYYRGIHLGFVFINASNLCFFNQQNAQRDIAFFTQLITNLLIQQYESQKHFRSSLAVALNMGHSRDPETKEHLTRMGRYSELLARILSDTKQDITHQFIHRIRLYAPFHDIGKYRIPDHVLFSTKKFTDEDRKIMNNHTLYGEEIINDVVSLSDNHSITVEEVQFIKNIIRHHHERFDGKGLPDGLNKDSIPLEARIVTLADVFDALLSKRTYKHAWSVSQVMEYIEAQDGLIFDPDCVAALRDNFESFMNIRQQLSDSGEELCSPVF from the coding sequence ATGTTTGACTACCCCACGCTCAGTAAACTTGCGGCTCAAGACAAAGACATTCCACTTATATTCAGTGAATTATTTGATCTCGCACGCTCTTATTACCCTAGCTTGTCACGCTTTTCAGTCGTACTTTCTGAAGATAATAAAGCATCTAATTACTTCATTGCAGATAAACTCTGTCCAACCGGAAAGCATGACTACAGTGAACAAGAAATTACTTCTCGCTCAGCGCTCTTCCAAATATACACAAACCATAAAGTCAGAGTTATCGATGACCTCACTTCCGTAACACCGACCAAACGGCTTATTCATTTGATTGAAATTGGGCATCAAAGTAGTTATACAGCACCAATATATTATCGTGGTATTCACCTTGGTTTTGTTTTTATTAATGCGTCTAACTTGTGTTTTTTTAATCAACAGAATGCTCAACGTGACATTGCTTTCTTTACCCAATTAATAACAAACCTATTGATTCAACAATATGAAAGCCAAAAACATTTTAGGTCTTCGTTAGCGGTTGCACTTAATATGGGGCACTCACGTGACCCCGAAACAAAAGAGCACTTAACCAGAATGGGAAGATACAGCGAGTTACTAGCGCGTATTTTGTCAGATACTAAACAAGATATTACCCACCAATTTATACACCGAATTCGCTTGTATGCGCCCTTCCATGACATCGGGAAATATCGTATTCCTGATCATGTCCTTTTCAGTACCAAAAAATTTACTGATGAAGATCGTAAAATTATGAACAACCATACGCTTTATGGTGAAGAAATTATCAATGATGTGGTGAGCCTATCGGATAACCACTCGATTACTGTAGAAGAAGTTCAATTTATAAAAAATATCATTCGTCATCACCATGAACGATTTGACGGGAAAGGCTTACCCGATGGCTTAAATAAAGACAGTATTCCATTAGAAGCTCGGATTGTTACTTTAGCTGATGTGTTTGATGCCCTGCTCAGTAAAAGAACTTATAAGCATGCATGGTCTGTTTCACAGGTGATGGAATATATTGAAGCTCAGGATGGTTTAATTTTCGACCCAGACTGTGTGGCAGCGCTGCGAGACAATTTTGAATCTTTCATGAATATTCGTCAGCAACTTTCTGATTCAGGAGAAGAGCTTTGTTCGCCAGTTTTCTAA